The DNA segment TAGCAGCGGATGCCAGGCGAACAGGGCAGCGAACACGGGCGCCGACTCTTTCGCTGCGCCTGCCATCAGCACGAGGATGACCGCGGGGATGATCCACCCGTTGACCATGAGCGCTGCTGATGCTGTAGCCAGCCCGAGCGCGGCCATGTCCACCAGCACCACATGCGTGAGCGCGAACCTGACCGACGGCAGGGCGAGCACCAGGGCCGCGGCTGCGATTCCCTGCCAGCCTGGGGCCAGCATTGCCGTGCCGACAGCCAACAGTGCCACACCTAGCCAGGTCGCCAGATACCAGCGGATAGCCGACTGCCCGCACAGCCACGGCAGGAGCGGGCGCAGATGGAACGGGCTGGGCGGGGCGTGGACGGTCAGATACCGGGCCGAGTCGGGGGTGAGAGTGGGAGCCTTCACGAAGCGACCCTGACCGCTGAGATGACCGTGGACAGCAGATATCTGCCGTTGGCCCTGGTGATGCGCCCAGCCCGCGCCCAACGGCGCAACGTTGACGGGTCAACCCCGACCAGCGACCGGACTGCTTCACCGTCGAGCCATGCGGGCGCGTCCGAGTCGTACATGGCCCTGCGCAGCAGCTGCGCCGTCGTCCAGGTGTGGCCACAGTCGCGGCACCTGACAGGCTCGTCAGGGTTGCCCACATCCACACGCAGCCGCCGGCCACATTCTGCTGCGACACCGGGACACCTGATGATCTGCCCAGATTCCACATCACCAACAATCCGGCGGCCCTCCTGGGCGTGGTCGGACCATTCGGCAGCGGCCTCATCAATCGCCGGATGTTTCACCCCGTCACGTTCCAGATGGGCGCGTAGCCACATCAGCACGGTGAGCAGGTCGAACGTGTCAGGTTGCGCCAGGTCGCCGTCCTCGATCCACACCCGAGCCCAGCCAGTGACCGATGTCCACAGTTGCCCGCCAGGGCCACCGGAGTGCCGCCACGAGATCCACGCCGTGCCGCCGGGCAGGGGACGTTCACTGCCGCCCGAGCCGCCGCACGAGATGGACCCGTAGACGGATTCGGTCCACGTTTCGGCGATCGTGTCCAAGTCTCGCCGTATCCGGGCGACACATCCGGGGCAGATCAGCCCGAACGTGGCCTGGTGATGGCGGCAGATCTTGGTGCAGTTGCCGTCGTCGTCGGGGTGGTGGCGGGTGCAGATGATGCAGGACATGAGACTCCTCGGCTAGAACGGGATCGGAACGTCGTAGGGGTGCCATTCGAGGTTGACCAGATACCAGCCGCCGTGGACATAGACCGGGATCTCATACGGGGGTCGGGTGTCGTGCTGGGAGATCAGCCAGCCCTGCTCCAGTGCTACCGCCCGGTTGTCCTCCACCCATCGATGACAGACCCGACAGAGTGCGAGCATGTTTGCCGGCTGGTGAATGTCCGGGTCCGATGTTCCGCCCATCCCGCGCGGCCTGCGGTGATGCAGATCGGCGGGGATGTTGGACAGCCACCGGGCGCACCGTTCACACAGCCCGTCGCAACGTTGCAGGACTGCGGCACGGTGGCCGGTGGGTATCCGGGTCATCAGAACGGGGCTTCACCAGATCTGCCACGAACTGTGGAACCGATGATTCCGTCTTCGCTAGGGCCGGGAATATCTCGGCTTTGACGACCTCGGTGGCTGTTCGCTTCTCGCCGTTGGCGAGTTCGTAGCTGCGCTGGCGCAGTAGCCCGGTGACGTGGACGAGTTGGCCGCGGCGTAGTTGCTCTGCCACGCCTCGCCTTGGCCTTCCCACAGTTCGACGTTCCCAGGAGTCGTGTCGCCGACCCTCCCAGTCTCCTTGCTGAGTCTTTCGTTCGTTGCAGGCGATGCCCAATGTTGCGACCGCTTTCCCAGCGCTGGTGAAGCGCAGTTCTGGGTCTGCTGTGAGCCTTCCGGTGGCGTTGATTGACGGTAATCCCATGTCGTTTCCTCCATTTTGATGATGTTTTCCGTACGTGTTCGCGTGCGATCAGGCCCTAGGTTTTCCCTCTGCCTCAGCCATATCGTTCGTAAGTCCGTCCGTACGTACGTACGTGCATTGCAGTGAGCGTGGCATTGGGCCGTCTGGAGCATTGCGCCAGCGATGCTTGGCAGTCAGGGCTGCTCGGAATACGGCGTCTTATCGACACGAGTTGCCCCGTTTCGCGGGTACACTTCCGCCCATCGGACCTCGCGCGGCGTCCTTGCGCCTTCTTCTTTTGCGACGCTTGGTTCCGCCTTGGATAGGATTCGTCCCAAATCGTCTGAACGGTCTCCCACCGTGCCCTCGCTGATTGGACCTCTCGCCATATGCTGCCACTTCCGCCACGCAGTTGCGCGGCGAGGGCCTCGGATGCTGGTGCCGTGAATGAATGGCAGACAGGACTCCGGGACGAACCCCGAGAGTCCATGCTCGCCGCTGTATCCGAGGCCCGACACGTAGACACATATCGCCTGCCAGCGCTTGCGATGCGACAACTCGATGACCTCTGCGATGTGCGGGCGAACCTTTAGTACTCCACGTGTCGCACACTTGAAGCCCCATCAGCCCTCCTTCATGTGCGTTAGCCGGTAGTGGACCATCCACGTCTCGTAGGTGCCTGTAGTCCACCTGGGCCACTCGCACAGCAGGCAACGCCAGCGCCCCGTCATGTGCCGACCCCGCTGGATATGGCTTCGGCGCGGATGGTGGACGCGATCGTGCGGCCTGCGTCCAACCGTTGCCCGAGGACTCTCAACGAGGTGCGGCAGTTGTCCCATTCGGCGCGGGCCAGTTCGGCGTGCAGATAGTCGGATGCGGCGTCTAGGGTGGCCTGCTGTTTGCGGACCTCCGCCGGGCCTTCAGCCTCTAGGTACGCTTTGGCGTAGGCGCGGCGGTAGGCTGCCTCCATCCGTACTGAGGCGTGCTGGAGACCCTTGTAGTCGATGAGTAGCTCGACCAGTTCCCGGGACAGGTTGGCCAGGTTCTCGTGAACTTCGGCGGCTCTCACGGTTTGCCCCGGACTACAGGGTGGGGCTCAATCTCGACGTGGGTGATGTGGTCATCTTCGGAGAAGGACCGATGTCCGCAGGTGCAGAGCCACACTGTCGCCCCGAATACGGGCGGTGGGCAGACACGCTCCAGGTCGTGATTCATAGCGACTCCAGCCATGCCACAGCCACCGCAGCGAGTTGAACCAACTCCACGCCCAACTGATCGGTGTCGTGGTCGAGCACGGCCCGGGCAACTTCGCCGAGTTCCTCAGCGAGCACCCCGACCTTTGTCATGGGGGCTACGTCGTGGGATGAGCAGTCGCCCGAGCCCCACGCGTGGAGCCCGCCGAACTTGTCCTGCTGTCTCAGCCGCTCATCGGAGATGGCGTCGAAGATGGCTTCGCGGATCACGCTTCCACCTCGTCGAACAGTGACGGCATCGCCAGTTCGGCCTCGACCGCTCGCAGGTTGTCCACCGCGGTACGCCAGTAGGACGGTTTCAGTTCGATCCCGAGCCCGAACCTGCCCAGCCGGACGGCGGTGTGAGGCTCCGACCCGATGCCGGCGAACGGGGAGAACACGGTCTCGCCAACGTTGGACCACAGCCGGATGACCCGTTCGATGAAGTCCAGTTGCAGCGGGCAGATGTGGCGTTCGTCGGCCTGCTCGCGCCCGGTCCTCGCGTTGAGGGTGTTGGTTTCGCGGATGTCCAGCCACACCGGGCGTGCCCAGTCGATCCACTCCTCGTTGCTCACGTCGTTCTTGATCTGGACCTCGTTATCGCCGGGCTTGCGGAACAGCAGCAGGTAGTCGGCTAGTGCTGGGCGCGTCATGGACGAGTCGCGGTTCTTGGTGACGAACATCAGCGCTTGCGCTTTGGTGCGGATCGCCTGGGCTTGCGGGTCCTTGTCGATGGTGACCTCGCCGTGGAAGATCCAGCCGGCGTCCATGTAGGCCTTGATCACTTCGCCGCGGAAGTCTGTGAGCCCGATTACCCCGTGGAACGACTTACTCGTGGTCAACTGCTGAACATGGACCGCGCAGATGCGGCCCGGCTTGGTGATGCGCAGGTTCTCGTCGATGATGAACCTGTAGTGCTCAAAGAACTCCGCCCGTGATGCCGAGTTGCCCAGATCCCGCGGGGACGGGCTGTAGGTGAACAATGAGGCGAACGGCGGCGAGTAGACCGACAGATCAACCGACTCGCTCGGGATCTCTGCCATGCGTTCGCACGAGTCACCGAGCATCAGGTGCCAGTTGTCGCCGGTTTCGTCCGCGGTCATGTATTCGTCGATCATTTCTGGGCTCCTTCTAGGCTTCTGAACTGCGACATCTCTGCGACGAGGTTGGCGGTGATGTCCGCCGCGTCTCGTTCCTTGTTGGCGACGTTGGTCGCGATCTGCTGCTCGACCGAGGACAGGATGATGTGGGCATCCACGACCCTGGTCTGGCCGTAGCGGTAGCAGCGGCGGATGGACTGGTAGTAGGCCTCATAAGAATCTGAGAGCCCGACGAATGCCATCCGTGCGCAGTGCTGCCAGTTCAGCCCGAACGCGGCGAGCGAGGGTTTCGTGATGAGGACTTTGAACTTGCCATCGGCGAACCCGAGCAGGGCTTCGGCTTTGTCTTCAGGGCTCCACGCCCCGTGGACGTTCACCGACCCGGGGATGAGCTTCGCCAGGGTGTCGGCCTCATCGTTCATCCCGCACCACAGCAACCACGGCTCGTCAGGTTCAGCGGCCACGAGTTCGGCGGCGCGCTGACATCTCGCGGTGAGGGTGGATCTGCGGATCTTGGCCCGCCGCCCACTCCCCCGAGGTCGGTGGCGAACAGTTGCCCTTCTGGGGCTTCGTTCACTTCCAGGGTGTGCGGGATGATCTCCAGTCCGGGCAGGTTGTAGCCGTCGTCCGGGTAGCCCATGTCGGAGGGCTTGCGGATTGCTACAGCCCACGAGGACATCCATCGGTACATGGGGCGCTTGGCGTGCCCTTTGAGCCGCCATCCGTCCTGGTCGTGGATGAAGTAGGCGGCGAGCATGTTGACGCGGCTGGACACTCCGAGGAACTCGGCCTGGTTGGTCAGTTCCTCGGGATCGTTGGGTGCCGGGGTGGCGGTGGCTGATAGCCGGTACTTGACGTCCGCGAAGTGGGCGATGAGTTTCGTCCTGGTCTTGCCTGTGGACTGTTTGAGGATGGACGCCTCGTCGAGCACGACCGCATCGAGCAGGTCGGGGTCGAAGTGCTCCACCATCTCGTAGTTGGTTATCCACAGCCCC comes from the Hyphomicrobiales bacterium genome and includes:
- a CDS encoding HNH endonuclease, which produces MTRIPTGHRAAVLQRCDGLCERCARWLSNIPADLHHRRPRGMGGTSDPDIHQPANMLALCRVCHRWVEDNRAVALEQGWLISQHDTRPPYEIPVYVHGGWYLVNLEWHPYDVPIPF
- the ssb gene encoding single-stranded DNA-binding protein, whose product is MGLPSINATGRLTADPELRFTSAGKAVATLGIACNERKTQQGDWEGRRHDSWERRTVGRPRRGVAEQLRRGQLVHVTGLLRQRSYELANGEKRTATEVVKAEIFPALAKTESSVPQFVADLVKPRSDDPDTHRPPCRSPATLRRAV
- a CDS encoding site-specific DNA-methyltransferase; amino-acid sequence: MIDEYMTADETGDNWHLMLGDSCERMAEIPSESVDLSVYSPPFASLFTYSPSPRDLGNSASRAEFFEHYRFIIDENLRITKPGRICAVHVQQLTTSKSFHGVIGLTDFRGEVIKAYMDAGWIFHGEVTIDKDPQAQAIRTKAQALMFVTKNRDSSMTRPALADYLLLFRKPGDNEVQIKNDVSNEEWIDWARPVWLDIRETNTLNARTGREQADERHICPLQLDFIERVIRLWSNVGETVFSPFAGIGSEPHTAVRLGRFGLGIELKPSYWRTAVDNLRAVEAELAMPSLFDEVEA